A stretch of DNA from Solea solea chromosome 11, fSolSol10.1, whole genome shotgun sequence:
TTAAGTAAAGGAAGACTCATTTCAGTAAATATTAGGAATTTGGCTGCTTGTTTAAGTGGACGTGACGACACTGAATCATATCACTGTTGGAATCATAAGCagagtttttttcttcagtcaaAGAAACAAACGTGAGCAAAgttctcttgtttttcttcaaacaagaacatttgTGTGGTGTTTGTCGTCGTGCTGCTGGTGCAGTGATAACATGTGaatgttgtttctctgtgtgttgctgAGAGTCAGGACTGTTCATGTTGCTCTCGCTCTGTCACACACTTCCGCTCCGCCTGCCTCATTAACCGCTGCCTCTCCGTTCAGCACATCCTTGTATCTGCGACCCATTGTTCTGCTCCGCGCTAATTAGAATTTTCAGCGTTTCAGGCGTGTCAGGGTGAGACAGGACTGTGGGCGGGGCGGACACACGCTTATTTTCTATTATCTAACCGACGCAGGCAGAGGTTTGTTGTAGCGTGGAaacatcatgtgttcatctgtgtttgtagAGATCAACGGCAAAGTAAGAAATGCTGTGGTGAATAAAGCTCATGTCACTTAGATCATGGATCATATTTAGATGAGATAATAAAACCATTactctcacttcctgtttctatTACTGGTTATCGTCAGAACCATGGAGAACCCTCAGGGTTTTAATAAGAACCACATTTGGAAGCAGAACTTTGTGTTATTATGGTCCTGGTCTTTGGACCAGTCTCCCTAAATACTCCACCTTTTTAACCTGAGTTTTATTATCTGACACAAATGAGTTTATTTGACCCTTTAGTGTCGGCTCcttattttatcttttgttttctttatttactttgttactTTTAGTACAGATTTactgtttttagtgttttactcACTTCTCTCTTACTCTTTTATTACATAAGAggttttcaggattttgaagtcttCTTCACGTTGATCTGCAGCTGGACATTGTTGCTTTGATGTCGCGTTCATGACTCTCACATTTCAGTATGagctcggctcagctcacttggaaccggGTCACAGTGTAAAATCTTCATTATAGACCAGAAATGTCTTTTatagaaaaagacatttctataaaatgaatgattttttttatatagttcaGGTGAGACTGTGTAAGATGAGACTTCCCTCCTCAGTTCAAAtgaatgttgccatggtgacctCATCCCTCAGTGTAAACTTGTCACTTTCCTACATGAGTTTGGAGAACAACTGTTTCCACTCTACTCGTCTCTGGTGTTGAAGGTCGGCGTTACCATAATTTAATATTACCATAATGAAATATCATGGCCGACATGAAAGCAACATGGCAGACGCTCCCCAGACTTTGCCTGGAGCAGCTCGCGCTCTAACCTTTAAAGAGGAACGTCTCCAGCCACAGTTTGAGGCCGATGAGCTGGCAGTCACATCTCCAGGGGTTTCCTCGCAGTGTGAGGTTGTCCAGACGGGTCAGAGCCTCCAACACGGAGCGGTCCACTCGTGTTATCCTGTTGTGTGCCAAACCCAGGTGGCTGAGGTTCCTCAGACTGTCCACAATGGCTCCGGGTAAACCCCACAGGCTGAGGAGAGTCAGAGCACAGGAGTGAGTGAGCAACAAGTCACAGCGCTTCTggtttgagttttcttttgGCTTAACCTGTTATGTGAGAGGTCCAGGTGTGTAAGGGAGCGGATCGGTCCGAGCAACCGCTTGTCCAGCTCTTTCAGGTTGTTGTAGGCCAGACTGAGGCGCTGTAGAGTCCTCAAACCCAGCAGAGCGGTGGGCGAAACAGACGCGATGGAGTTGTTGGACAGATCGAGGATGCGCACGAGCGGTGTCTCCCTGAAGGCCATGGACCCCACGCCCCGGATGCGGTTGTCCTGCAGGTACAGCTCCTGCGTGTCTGGTTGCAGTCGTCGGGGGATGTCGTACAGTCCTTGACCCCGGCAGTCCACCACTTTGGTGTCGCTGTTGCAGGAACACTCCTTTGGACAGGCATGTGatgaagagaggagggagaggagggagaggagggcaCACGCGAGTACCACTGAGGAGACAACGaggacaaaacatgtttcactGCTGTACACACAAACTCTTCAACTAAACCACAAACACGACTTTAAAATACAACATGTGGACGCCGGGCCACGACACTTTCCTCAACATTCTCTCTGTGAATTACTTTCATTCAGTGTGTCGAGCAGCGATGAGGTCAGACAGGTTCTGGCTCACggtctctgttccagttcatcccaaaggtgctagatggggttaaaggtcaggttCTGTCaggttcttccacaccaaagtcaaaccatgtcttcagaGTCCTCACTTTGTCCACTGGGACGCAGACATGGTGGAGCAGGAAAGGTGGACACAGCGTAGCCTCAGATACAGACGCtggtcactgaaaacacagctgcctgtaagtttgtaaagcactcactctgcagctgctgctcctctgctgcctcgtgtggtcactttgtgtcactgaggtcaatctgaacaaaggagttcaaacactgaagtgacaaaatccgacattagaactcagtgatggaggcagcagtggatctacagctcctgtctgtctgtgtgtgtgtgtgtgtgtgtgtgatgttaaaatcactgattttctctgtggactttggtgcaggagagtgagtggtttacaaagagacagaaaaaccaGGTTCCTGTCTAACAGTGGGATAGACCTGTAGAAGACATTACTACTATCACCTGAgcttttgttaaatggctaaaatgAGTTCTTTCACATTCTgagaaaacacttttctttgtcTAATCACCAGAGAAAGTAAAGTTGTAGCTGCAGTGGAAAGTCCCGCCTCTCGGCCGTGTGACTCCAGCTCCGCCCTCTGAcccctcacccactctctgcccacacacaaatccataCGCAGCAGATACTGGGTGTCTGATTCCCTTTGAGATGACTTCACATCTCCATTCCTGCTGCTGCATTACAGCAGTATTTATAGCAGCGGCTGGACTCGGGCCGGCGGAGCGCTGAAGTGAGCGCTCAGTCAGGCCAGGCAGCACCTGCACATGTAGCTGCTACTGCAGCAGATGAATAAGCTGCACCGTGGGCTTTGGTTTCCATAGGCACGACGGTTTAAATGAGCAGCTCGGTAGCCATTTTCTCAACTGGGAATATTTAGTACTTTCCCATTTGGGAATTATGTAATTTTCTCCTGTAGCAGGCGGCGTCTCCCTCTAGAATCTCCGACCTATCCGTGCATCtgtgaagaacaacaacaacagcatatgcactgtctctctctctctctgtgtgtgtgtgtgtgtgtgtgtgtgtgtgtgtttcctgctaGTTTTGTGTTAAATCGAGTTGAACCTGTGATTTAAAGCCGCAGTACGTAAGATCACTGGAGTACTTCCTGGTTGAGGTTCTTCCACATGATTGTGACTCTGTTGTTAGAATTTTCTTCCGTTTTCCTCGGTTTGTTTGCAGTGTGTAGGCAGCTGCTGTCTGTGTTAGTGCAGTGATCTTTTCCACCAGTAGGAGGAGCCTCTTTGTCCTCTGatctgtcctgtgattggtcaaagtcaggGACAGAATGATCAGAGAATGTCGACAGACCTCTCAGAGGTCGTCGTCTCTCAGATGATCACATTTACTAAATGgtttaatgttgttattattattttgttcatcCTTCAGCTGAAAACACTgtgtcaggcaaaactatcataACCccactgagggagtgtttgtgtggttacagcagcagagcagagtgcTTAACGTCTTAAGAAGCTTTGAATGGATTTAGAATCAATAGTTGAAGATTCATTTAAAGTCGATGAATAATCGAGTCACACCTTCTTTATGTGATGAAGGTTATTTACGTGTTAGAAACTATGAAACTGACtctaaatatggtcaaattctgctatcacacaaataattaggatTTTGGATTTTTAATACCATTGTGTtaattctgtgtattttttaatgaatatagacaatatttagtgtatttgacacatttattttctacataataaatataattatataatataccAAACATGTCTGTGGACAAACATTATCTCTGTGTCGTATTTATAAACTGACAgtcttaaaggtgcagtacgTACGATTCAGTCAGCTGTACATTTAAAGCCCatattgcaattttttttaatatcagttTCATATGTAGTCTATTTtggtgcaacaacaacaacaacaacaacaacaacaagacgaCTTAGCATGAGAACATGGTTGAGTTGAGATGTTAGTGTTAATCACATGCTTGTTAATGAATGGAGagtgtgtttatgccagaatgTTCAGTCACATTCACTGAGACACacgtgactcacacacacacacacacacagagacacacacacacacgcgcgcacacacacacacacagatacaaaccaaacaaactctCATGCATACGTTTAAACGCGTAAacagagcagaagaagaagaagaagcagaagctcTGGAATGAGGTCAACACAGGAGAGTATCCctccagccacacacacacacacacacacacacacacattctcttacagcattcttagtgaggacactcttCACTAAAtttcttaccctaacctaaagtCTTAATTGAAAATAAAGTCCTTTATAGTTTTAAGGACAAGACAAAAATGAATGTCCtcaaaaagacacatttgtatgaaaactttgtcctcacacacctacacacacacacacacacacacacacacatatgtatgcacacacactcacaaacacatgtacacacactcacacagagagacaatatTAATATACAGTTGTAAACATAAAGTTTTGTGCTCATATGAATACACTGAATACACACATAATGCAgtaataatatactgtacacacatacacagtctgACTATATGTAGTATACAACATGTCTAACTGCATGTATTATTTCTAATAAATGTACACAactgtaataatgataataataatgaacataCCTGTTTTAATGAATTTCACTGAATATGTATACAGTGAAATATGAGGATATTTTGCatgctatataaataatgaGAGGAAAAGATTCAGAATAAAAGTTAAatgataaatacacacatgtgaCAACGTTATTTATATAAGGGTCTGGGAAAATTGATACAATGAAGGATTACGATCATTTATCtgacaatattattattattattattattattattatcaccttTCAGAGAAGAAGTATCGATTTTTTTCTGCATacgttttgtttatttgacaaacattgacgtttcagtccactagatggtgctcaCTCTCACGAGTTTATCGCAAATACTCAGTACTGTATCTCGccatatcgtgataatattgtatcatggcgtctctggtgattcccaccccacccctgtacatactgtatataaattgTACTATAACTAATATATAATAAGAATAGATTAGAAagaataaaatgataaatatacaACTTTGACTTTATactaatatacatatatatgtgtatatacatatacagtgtatatgtatatgtatatatgtgtatatatatacacatatatacatatgtgtatatatatatgtatatatatatgtatatatatatacatgtacccacacatacacacatgtaggtgcatatatatcataataaatacacacaggtaaatttaaaacacatcacatgactcacagtttaaaaaaagacacagacgATGGAGACACtttgacagtgagacagttttCACCGTGTTGttgacatgtaacatgtaacagtATCAAAGTCAGTTCAGggacacatatatatatatatatatatatatatatatatatatacaactatataatatatatatatacatacacatatatatatgagataTCATGACTcggcagaaacagcagcagcattaaaaacaaaaacactctctcACCTCTCATCTCTGTCGTCGTCGGGCTCGTTCTCTCgtcgtctcttcttcttcttcttcttctttcttttctttttttttatcgccCTCTCTGGATTCCAGTCCCGCTCTTCTTCAGGTCTTTGTCCATGAGACAGAGAATCACCTGAGTCTCACCTGTGTGGACcgacgaggacagagacagagtgtggACGGCAGGAGACAGTGTTGACCTCAGGATCATCGCTGCACGTCCACAAGAGagtgagaatgagagagagagtcagggagacagagagagagagagagagagagagagagagagagagagcaggaaaaGATCAGAGCGTTGAGCTTTAAACCAGCTActagatctctctctctctctctctctctctctctctctctctctctctctctctcgcgctctctctcctcttctcccgCTCTTTCTCGCTCACTGTCTCTCAGCCACAGATTCTCTCTCTTTAATTCTCCTCatgctttttctctctctctatttcctGATTTCTTCTTGTTTGAATCCAAatcaacactctctctctctctctctttatgtttTGCTTGCTCGCTCTCTCTATCCCCAGTTGTAttggtgtgtatgtgcatgtgtgtgtgtgtgtcatctccCATTGGACAGCTGTGTCtcttaaatcacacacacacacacacacacacacacacacattctcgcGCAGCGTTCATACTGAGGACACATCATTAGACACAATGCATTTCCCTTAACCTATATCTAACCCTTAAACAAAGTCTTAACTCCTCAGAatccctttaaaaatgtgacaaggagacaaacatgtcctcacttcctgtggtttatgTGCTTTTATACGTCCTTAATGACTCGAGAGGGCGAGTGTGAGCGTTAAAGAGCTTTTACACACCGACACAAACACTGTTCCTGTCCTGACCACTCATGATATGatgttaataataatgaaaaataacaaaatccaGAGACAGACAAGGCTGTGATGTCACATGATGGCGAACATGTGACATCacaggatgttgttgtttttatctttttatctctTTCCTGTTTCTAACGCAATGATTTTCAGACGATTGTGACAAACACTGAGCAGATATGAAGGTGTCATCGCACTTTTCATGATggaatacacacacgcacacacactcaaacacacacgcaaacacacacacactcacacacacacgcacacacacacacaaacacacacaaacacactcacacatacatatatataaataattgtcCCGCCCTTCAGCAGAATATAAGGATAATAAATTTGAGCAGACATGAGGACAAAGACAGGAAAGGACACGGCAAAGCTGAGGTCATCGTCATCACACtcatcattaaaacaatgaTTCAATCATTCATCTCTGTCCAACCCTGTCTGTCCCTgtccgtctctgtctgtctgtccctgtcCGTCGCAATCTACAATATTATTATAGATTATATTATAAAGGTTTTGGTCCAACTATGTACAGAcacttaatattattttaataaatgaatgaatgttgtgaaaccatttacataaacacaaaataactaaatctcctgtgtgtgtggatgtgtgtatgtggatgTGCTGGGGGGCGTGTCCTGTCAACGCTCCCGCCCACGCTCTAACATCTTCAGAACACGCCGCGGTGACAGCGTCCCCGCTCTGCTCGCCATGTTTGAGTCTGTGTTTGGACACAAATGCAGATCCAGATCTAAATCTgccttcttctgtgtgtgtgtgtgtgtttctgtattcATTGACTCTTAAGGACATTTTTTctgtccttgtcaggaccagttgtcctcatggagaccaaaacctggtcctaatgaggagaGAACCTCATTACTGGGGAAGTGGTTCAAGTTTAAAGACtaggatttgaattgtggttatggttaaggttagttagtcattaactggttatggttagtgttagtcattcactggttagggttaaggttagtgttagttagtATATAACTGGTCATGTTTAAGGTTAGTTAGTaattgactggttatggttagtgttagtcatccactggttaaggttagttttAGTTAATataactggttatgtttaaggTTAGTTAGtcattgactggttatggttagtgttagtcattcactggttagggttaaggttagtgttagttagtATATAACTGGTCATGTTTAAGGTTAGTTAGtcattgactggttatggttagtgttagtcatccACTGGTTAAGGGTAAAGGTTAGTGTTAGTATATAACTGGTTATGTTAAGGTTAGTTAGtcattgactggttatggttagtgttagtcattcactggttagggtaaaggttagtgttagttagtatataactggttatgtttaaggTTAGTTAGtcattgactggttatggttagtgttagtcatccactggttagggttaaggttagtgttagttagtatataactggttatgtttaaggTTAGTTAGTAATTGACTGCTtatggttagtgttagtcatccGCTGGTTAGTGTTAAGGTTAGTCTTAGTTAGTATataactggttatgtttaaggTTAGTTAGTaattgactggttatggttagtgttagtcatccactggttagggttaaggttagtgttagttagtatataactggttatgtttaaggTTAGTTAGtcattgactggttatggttagtgttagtcattcactggttagggtaaaggttagTGTTTGTATataactggttatgtttaaggTAAGTTAGTaattgactggttatggttagtgttaaggttagtgttagttagtatataactggttatgtttaacgTTAGTTAGtcattgactggttatggttagtgttagtcattgactggttatagttaaggttagtgtttttataataaaataaatacaaatacctTGAGTCACTCTCACTCATCTAAATCAGTGTGTGAAGTTTATGTGAGGAAGACTTTGTTTTAGGATAAGATTAAGGGTTATGGGTTAGGTAATAAGTAAGTGATGGTTAAGTTTGGTGTAAGGGGCTATGGAAcacattatgtctatgaatgtCCTCAGTAAAACTGCTGTAcaagaatctgtgtgtgtgtgtgtgtgaataggaAAATATTTAAccccaaaaatataaatatactaaTCTGTTTATAGCTGTTTTTGGATGTGGACAGTTTTGTCCTCTAATGACTTGAGagtgtagtaaaaaaaaaaaaaaaacataaatcagtgttatattgatattatgatattgatattatattgatctgtatatttcattatatagaaaataaatgattaaatgtgtcatattcACCAACAGATCCAGAGGAAGAATTTGTCCTGAATGACGCTCGAGGGTTAACCACatcatttttaatgctaaaatataattattattgttatccatgaattttcaaattgactgatttacaaataaaacctgataaaataataaaacacattataatTATAGTTTACTTTACATTCCTGAACACAAAGCTGAGTTTTAGTGGTTCAGTGTtatgattgattcatttctgactcataaaaataaataaataactaacaTTTTGAGCAAGTTTTTTCAAAGATTtctaaaacatatatatatcaaatgAACGTGTTAATCTCTGTTTATATGAACTCACACAGGCCTTAGATTATGCATCATCTGAACTCCTCATCAAAtcaccgctgctgctgttttgttaGTTCTGGAATCTCCAGGACGTGAAGTGATGCTTAAACTGAGGGAaagatcatgtgatcatgtgatcatgtgatcaagTGTGGACCAGAACGTCCTCTGAATGGACACAATCCTTCACAGAATCCCAAATCTCTGCAGGCTTTAGCGCTCGTCTGCGTCTCTGTCTGGGATTGAAGTGGTTCGAgccagatgatgatgatgatgatgatgatggggggGATTTGATGTCTCTTCATAAAAGCGGCTCAGGGCGTAAATACCCCCAAGTTTTTAAATCATACCCAGGGAAATGAAATGTTCTTTCAGCTTTAGTGAAACAGAttgaagctaacagctaacagctaacagcaGAGCTGTCTTTACctctttattgtgtttattgtgtttattgtgtttatgttggACTGTGAGTTCTTTTCCCTCCTGAGCCAACATGCTCTTAAACCATTTCATATCAACTGTGGgattagcccccccccccatcctcgGTGAGCGTTTATCTTTTATTGGTGCGATGATGCAGGGTTTTTACACCATGTGTGTTTCCACTGCGGCCGCCCAGCGTCTTAAATTAGACGCCACTCCTGGGTTTTCCATGTAGGTGTAGAGAtgcttgttgctgctgctgctgctgctgctgaaaggaTCTGGCAAAGCTTATGATGGGATAATCTGCACCTGTTTCTCTGGGCAGAGGCTAAAACAGGCCGCCAAAgcagacgcagcagcagcagcagcagcagcagcagacgcttcagcagcagcagacgctgCAGTAGCAGACGGAGacgcttcagcagcagcagcagaagcagcagtagacgCAGCAGAAGCAGACGCAGacgcttcagcagcagcagcagaagcagcagtagacgCAGCAGAAGCAGacgcagcagcttcagcagcagcagacgcttcagcagcagcttcagcagtagcggcagcagcagacgcagcagcttcagcagcagtaGACGCAGCAGAAGCAAGTGGCTTCAGCagcagaagctgcagcagcagcagcagcagaagcagcactTTTTgctaaaacaatcacacacatgcagtcacagCGAGGATTGAACGTGTGATGTCGATGTTTTCTCAGCTCTTTTTTGGATGTCGTCCGTTTGAACGCAgcagttttaaataaaatcctCTTTTATTAAAAACGCACGTGTGTCACGAGTCGCTGAAGAAATCATGGTTCGAGTTACGAGCTCGACTTTAAAACCTCGTCCATTTTTGTGTCACAGACTTTGATTTTCTGCATCTTTGAGGTTCCTgagataaacaataataataataatattagtgaagtctgtgtttatgttctgTGAATGCACTTCCTGCTGTTGCCACTCACACGTGGGGGCGCTGCAGTCAAATCACCTACGCTTTAATGTCGTCACTGAGTtggacactgtgtgtttgtcgtTTGTGGGACACGTTCAGTTGTGTGTTTGCTCACCGTGGTCATAAGACAGTCAGGCGGTTAAcaactggtggcccgtgggccaaaactggcacCCTGACATCAATGTCTGGCCCAGcacatgtataaaaacaatCAGAATGTCATCCCgaattcagagcttttattctgaaaaaacacATGACCTGATCCAAATAGATTGTGTTGTTAGATTTGACAAATAACTAGGTTTGGttcaaaaaatctaaataaaagaGAAGATGAAGCTTATAAACTAAATCTAGTtctctaatctaatctcacacacatttgtcttaaaAGAGTTTTTTGTTacaagtttaaaaacacaagcttACTTTTTCTAAACAATACTTTTACTACCAGGGTTCTCAAACCGTGGTATTTACCAGGGTTTTTAATAATGTATTCTAAAGTTGGTGATAATGAGTTTAATATTCTCTGTTCTCTGAACCATTGTTTTACCAAATGACTGTTTATTTGTACAAGACTGGAAGAAAATCACGTTTTACCTGATGATGAAATCATGTTTAAGTCCaatgttacattttatggaattttctttaaaaacaacaatgacagtTTAAAACATTAATATCTGCAGTCacacaactttttttctttgtttttatattt
This window harbors:
- the LOC131468463 gene encoding leucine-rich repeat and transmembrane domain-containing protein 1 — translated: MRVVLACALLSLLSLLSSSHACPKECSCNSDTKVVDCRGQGLYDIPRRLQPDTQELYLQDNRIRGVGSMAFRETPLVRILDLSNNSIASVSPTALLGLRTLQRLSLAYNNLKELDKRLLGPIRSLTHLDLSHNSLWGLPGAIVDSLRNLSHLGLAHNRITRVDRSVLEALTRLDNLTLRGNPWRCDCQLIGLKLWLETFLFKGGAVDEVLCSQPEEMKDRDLQKIPYQLFHVCMTTSYHYLFANIHHLESERLLRTHTHGNHALHIPVAMGEGFGGAGGGAAAGGGGAAAGGGGGGGASAAAAAAAGGGGGGSIPECEPKQRPRPVNLRHAIATVIITGVVCGIVCLMMLAAAVYGCAYAAVMARYQRELKKNEELAAAAAAAAQAADNATADEKEPLENAIA